TTGTACATGAAAGTTATCTTGGTGCAAAATTAACCCCTCACTCTTTTAGAGACAGATCACCTATGTTCTATGCTGACCTCAACACCTCCAGGTATAGGTCGTACTTGTACACATTAAGTCAAGCTTTATCTTTGGATATGGGTCGACTTTGCACCAAACTAGCTTCCATCTATAAGCACGGAGTATCCTTGTCGTAAAACCCTTAACCAAAAGGTCCCTAGATGTGCTTTCCACCAAACAAGTTGAACTATTGTCCAAATTGAAGTGGTAAGTTCCAATTATTCCAATATCTTGAGAGTATCATCTCCACTTTGGAAACGTTACTAATTTTACTGATTGCATGCAAACTAAACAATTGAACTTGCTTGTTggcttattacaaaaaaaaaactatttcaaaaaatgCAAGACAGGCTATAGAATAAGTCTACCTCATGACAATATCATTCAAACACTAGATCAAGATTCTTACAGGTACTAAAATAAGTATTCAAAATGACCTTATAAGGGGTATGTTGGCAGTCCCAACCTAATGGCAGCAAAACGCCCAAGCCTTTGAATCAAGCCTACCAAAAAAGGTACTAATGCTTACACTAATACACTTGAAGCTACCTATTTTGAGTGTTACTTATATCTTAACTTTGAAAACTAAAATCCTAGGCATAAAACCTTTGAGTGAGGTCCTAAACGAACCCTATGCTTAAGCCCTAACACCAAAAGATGGTTCTTATGAGATCTAAGAGCCTGCTTGGTCCACTTTAAAGAATTGTGATTAGTGTTGCTAGCCAAGATGTATGAAGTCCAGCCAAAATAATGATTGCCTCAGCAAAGAGGTCTCATTCACAATTTGAGCTCTCCCCATAGCCAAGGGAAATGATTAAAAGTCTACAACAATGCAGCATAAAAGTCTGCAACAATGCAACAACTTGCAATCACTTTCCCAACCTCATTAAACATGCATAATTACCACATGAAATGTTAACAAAGCAAAAAGCACAacacaaattcaaatttctaagTTTTGTCCATAACCAGGTTGCATCAACCTAGCATAAGCAAAACCCTATCATAATGAGCTAAAAATAGAGTGGACACTACCATCATCATAAAGACTTCCACAGAGGAGTCATGGTAAGCACAAACAGCTCATGCTCCTTGCCTTTACCACCAGAAAGCTCAACCTTGTTTATATCAAAGCTCCTAACTCAAAGACACGTCAACCTCACACCAACAAATAAGGTAATAAAATATGCATCACCATCTAATTCCCTTAACTACTAGCTTGAGAAACCCTCAAGTTACTTTAATCATGGTGCCCACCTTGACCTAATCCTTTAACATGGAAAATTGCTCATTAGCAATCCCCAACACCtacaagtaagaaaaaaaaggaaaaagacgtCCAAGTCTAATTAACAAACATCAAATCCTTAGCAAAACTGTGGTATCAAACGCAAAAGACTTCTCATTGTCACCATTCCCAAGGTATATCAAAACCTAGGCCAATCCATGGACAAGCTCACATCAAATCCTAAAGTGATCTTGTGATTCTTTAAAAGCTCGACCTCATCATGTACATATCTAAAAAAAGTTGTATCATCACCAGCTAAGCCCTTAATAGCTACATCATGCACTACCCAAGCAATTTCAACTATAATGCTTCGAACCACCTCAGCACCAACTTAACTCTTTGGTCTTTCCATCATGTCAGCACTTAGCACCTAAGTAGAAAAAAACCAAGTACAAATCAAAAAGCTAAATGAGGCTAGTAAACAAAACTACTCTAAAGATTAAATCCACCAGGAACTATCTAATAAAACACATGGCATGACAACAAGAACCAAACTCAAAGCAAAGGCCCTCATGCCTACTCTCAATCAAGCTAAAACAAACTTCTCACACCAACATAACTCTCAGACTAGATTCAAACAAGTTTAACATCTCTAGAAAATCACTTAACCATAGATAATTcatcaaaaacaaacaaacttagCCTTTCAAGCCTATCCCTTCAAATGGAGGAATAACACAATAAGCAATTGCTTAAATAACCACCAGTTTTTATGCTATTTTCCTGAGAAATAGTCTCTACTCATCAAGCCCTTCATCCTAGAAGAAGTGGAGGCTATAAGGGTAATGAAGCAAATAAGAAACAGACCATCTCAAAATACTAACCTTCAGCCACCCAACCTTGAGGCCATCTCGAGTAAAGAGGTAGTACCATTCACCCAATCTAACTAAATAACCTACTTCCAAATGAACAATATAGGTTTGCTCTAAAACTAATAGTTTCTAAAAAGTCCCATTTGTAGCTATACAACACAAAACCATGAAGACACCAAAAATCACCCCATTTGCAATTAAGGTCCTCTACAAAAGGCGACCTTCAATCAAAACCAACCTGTTTTCCTACATGCCACTAAAAGCAAATTTGCAATCACTTTTGACAATAGTAGCCAAAGTAAAAAATGGTTGTAGAAGGTTATCTGGATATTAAAGGAAAGTAGTCAACCAACCTTGGCATTATGTGCAAAGTGGGCTAAAggaatagaagaagaagaaaaaaaaaaaaaaaaaggaacctcCTTGAAAACTTCATGCATGAGGAGCATATAAATAGTTCCTCCCCAATAAAGATAGGGGGTCCTCACCTTAGCAAAAAATCCCTCTCTGTATTGTTCCTCAtgataaaacaaaattcaattattcATGAAGAATTTTAGCTTCTTCAACCACCATAAGAAAAATACCATAATCCAGTATCATGTTTGAATCAACCTACAAtatgttagtaatttgatccaCAATGTCCACTTGCACAgcaaaaaatgatagattttcCAATATTCAATTGTGCATACAATTAAAAAGACTTCATGGTATGCCATGCTATGAGTAATTATTCATTTCAGTTCACAAACAGTTTTTTTGATATAGTAGATATAAATCAAGACTTTCTCAACATCTAAGGTGGTTAACCCATCAACTTAAGCTCTAATCTTTGTCAGATACTAGAATCATTCACTAACTCAACCACAGTTGCTTAACCTGTCATAAACTGTGATGGTAAAGGTACAATGTTTGTGAATTATTGGTGAGTATGATCTAGATTGAAAATCTTACCATTAGATTGCACAAAAATGACCATGCATGCTAAACAACCAATTCCTAGCTTCCTTTTGCAATTTCTTCAATCATAAGGTTATCTTTCTCTTGAAAACCTTACTTTGAAGGTTCACCTTCAACTTATTATAATTCTGGagttctcttcaaatattggaTACAAGTTTTCTAGCATATCCACTGAAATATTTGTCAGTATATTCTACAAATTCAAGTTCTAAATAGGTTTCCCATAAAAACAATGTGAGCCCTTTTGTTAAGAGTTATGCCATAGTATCTGCTAAAAGAAAGGCTGCAATCATCAACCACATGCAGTTGAAGTCAATGAGATTACTAGAGTGTTgatgttatttttatgtttctattttgttggtgctatttttatgtttttgtttttaagtcaaattttaatgttattttgtAAGAGGTAGTTGTTTGTTCAACAAGTAGCTTGGTTTGGTGCTTTTTTTAGGTCATATCTGTTACAATATCGTGTATAAATTCTACCTTAtgatccaataaaataaaataaaatcagagCAGTAGCAACATAACTTTGTTCTTTGTTGCTTGGTGTGTTAACCTGTCCTACTACCAACAGTGTGGTAttagagcttttttttttttttttgtcttaaggGACCAATGAGGTGAGTGAGCCTAAACACCATATACCAAACCTGAATCTGAAAACCTTGCAGAAATGGAAGAAGTAAGCTTCATAGCAGCACCACCAATCTTCAATTGAGAAAATTACCAAACTTGGGCTGTCATGATGACTGTTCATCTCCATGCTCTTGATGTCTGGGAAGCAATAGAGGAAGATTATGAAATTTCTCCACTTGGAGCCAATCCAACTGTGGCACAGATGAAatatcataaagaaaaaaagacaaggAAGTCTAAAGCCAAGGCTTGCTTATTTTTTGCAGTCTCACCATTGATTCTCACCAGAATCATGCAACTTGAATCTGCTGCAGAAATCTAGGAGCATCTTCGGGAAGAATATCAAGGCAATGAAAAAGTCATAAATATGCAAATGATGAATTTGattcaagaatttgaaataatGAGGATGAAGGAGTCTCAAACCATAAAAGACTATGCAAAACAACTTCTTATAATAGCAAACAAGGTGAGATTGCTAGGTAAAGAGTTTTCTGATGAAATAGTTGTTCAAAAAATTTTTGTCACATTTCCTAAAAAATATGAAGCTACAATTTCTTCTTTGGAAAATTCAAAGGCTTTGTCAAGTATCACCTTAGCATAACTACTAAATGCTTTACAGGCTTTGGAACAAATAAGACTCATGAGGTAGGGAAGTTCTGTAGAATGAGCTTTTCAAGCAAAGACAGACCAATGAAGACAACACAAGAAGGAGTAAGAACAAAAAGAACAACAATAAGCCATGcaataacaacaataaaaaaacttgaaCCTATCCACTCTGTTCTCATTGCAAGAAAACAAATCATCCTTAACAAAAATGTTGGTGGAGGCCAGATGTGAAATGCAACAAATATGGTAGACATGGACATATAGAAAGGATCTGTAGAACTCAGCAGCAATAGGAATAAACCAGTGCAATAGTTGAACAATACCAGGAGGAGCAACTGTTTGCAGCAACATGTTTTGCAAACGAAAGCACCTATGAAAGCTAGCTCGTGGACAGTGGTTGTACAAACCACATGACATATGATCAAGATCTTTTCAGGGAGATTGATAGGACAACTATTTCCAAAGTCGGAATTGGAAATGGTGAGTATATTCCAGTAAAAGGTAAATGAACAGTAGCTATTGAAAGCCTAACAGGTttaaagatcattttttttatgttttgtttgtgTCTGACATTGACCAAAATCTACTAAGTGTTGGACAGTTTGTTGAGAAAGGATTTAAAGTTTGTTTTAAAGACAGAAATTGCATAATCAAGGATGTTGAAGGTAGAGAGATgttcaacataaaaatgaaaggtAAAAGTTTTGCCTTGAATATGTCAGAAAATGAGCAAGTTGTTGTTGCACAACATGAGAACAATACAATGCTTTGGCATAAAAGATTAGGGCATTTCCATCACAATGTCGTGCTCTACATGAAGAAGAATCAGATTGTAGAAAGACTCCCTAATTTAGAAGAAGAACTTCCTATATATGCAGCCTGTCAACATGGGAAGCAAACAAGACTTCCTTTTCGAAAAAAAACAGCGTGGAAATCAACACAGAAACTACAATTGGTTCACACAAATGTTGGTGGACCTCAGAAGACACCATCCTTGAAAAGGAGTAAATACTATATTGCATTTATTGATGACTTCACAAGATTTTGTTGGATTTATTTCCTCACTTACAAATCTGAGGTTGTTAATGTGTTTTGGAGATATAAGGTCATGGTTGAAAATCAAAGTGAATACAAGATCAAGGTTATAAGGACAGATAATGGTACAAAATATACATtagaaaaattcaacaaattctGTGAAGATGCAGGCATAGATCACCACACCATACACCCCACAGCAAAATGGGGtagtggaaagaaaaaatagaacaatAATGGAGATGACAAGATGTCTTCTGCATGAGAAAAAGCTGCCAAAAAGTTTCTAGGCTGAAGTTGCAAATACAAGAGTATTTTTGCTAAATAGACTACCAACAAAAGCATTGTAGAAACAGACACCTTTTGAGGTCTGGTTTGGTTATAAACCTATGCTAATGAATTTAAAGACCTTTGGTTGCTTGTGTTTCTCTTATGTTCCTTAGGTGAAAAGAGACAAGCTAGATAAAAATTCAGAACTAGGATTTTTCATTGGATACAACAGTACCTCAAAAGCTTACAGAATCTACTTGCCACAAACTAGTAAAATTGTGGTAAGTAGAGATGTTAAGTTTTTGGAAATGGAGAAATGGAGTTGGGATAAGCAAAATCAACAGTATATTGATAAAGATGTTGATGAACTTCCAGTTAGAGGTTTCATAAcactttttgatatttatcaAAGGTGTAATATAGCTGTTCTTGAACCTGCAGGGTTTGTTGAGGCTGTTGAACATAAAAAATGGAGGGTTGCAATACAGGAAGAGCTAAATATGATTGACAAGAACAACACTTGAGAGTTACTAGATAGACCTTCACACAAAAAACCTATTGAGGTTAAGTAGGTTTACAGAACCAAACTCAACTCTGATGGTTCTGTAAACAAGCATAAAACAAGGTTGGTTGTCAAAGGGTATGCACAAATGTTTGGTGTTGACTTTTCGGAAACCTTTGCACCAGTAGCTCGTTTGGATACAATCAGGATGTTGTTAGCTCTTGCAgcttaaagaaaatggaagatttATCAACTAGATGCGAAGTCAACATTTTTGAATGGCTACCTGAAGGAAGAGATTTTTGTCGAGCAACCATAAGGTTTTgctatcaaagaaaaagaaaaaaaaagtataccTCTTTAAGAAAGCCTTGTACGGGTTAAGACAAGCCCCTAGAGCCTGGTACAACGGGATTGATACTCACCTGCTAACTTTAGTCTTCCATAAGAGCTTGAGTGAATTTACACTCTACATTAAGAAGATTGAAGaagatatattaattgtttCTCTTGTAATAGGAAGTAATGCAAGGTTTGTGAACAAATTCAAGGCTGAAATGGAGCAGGTCTTTGAGATGACAGACCTGGGTGAGATGTCTTACTTCTTGGGAATGGAAGTACACTAGAAGCATAATGAGATTTTCATCTACCAACAAAAATAtgcaaaagaaattcaaaacgGAGGAATGCAAACCTACATCTACCCCTATGAACCAAAAAGAGAAGTTTTGTAAGGAGGATGGTGTTGGAAAGGTATATGAAGGACTTTATCGAAGCATGATTGGATGCTTAATGTACTTGATTGCAACAAGACCAGATATAATACATGTTGTAAGTCTACTTTTGAGATACATGCATTGTGCTAGTGAAATTCATTTCCAGGCAGCAAAGCGTGTGATAAGATATGTTTTAGGCACTGTGGATTATGGCATTAAGTTCAGTCAAGttcaaagtttcaattttcatgGATTTTCTGATAGTGATTGGGCTAGTTGTGTTGACGATACAAGAAGTACTTCAGGCTATTGTTTTAGCTTTGGTTctggtgtttttttttcatggagTTCAAAGAAGCAAGAAGTAGTGGCTCAATCCACAACTGAGGCAGAGTATATTGTTGTTGTTGCAACTGTAAATCAAGCCTTATGGCTTAGAAAGTTGCTGACAGATTTGGATATGAAGCTGTTGTTGCAACTGTAAATCAAGCCTTATGGCTTAGAAAGTTGCTGACAGATTTGGATATGAAGCAAGAAGTGAGTACACAAGTGTTTATAGACAACCAAGCCACTATATCCATTGCAAATGATCCATTTTTTCATGGTAAAACAAAGCACTTCaagattaaattatattttcttaggGAAGTACAGAAAGAAAGAGATATACAGCTAGTCTACTGCAATACAGAAAGTCAAAATGCAGATATTTTGACTAAAGCTCTTCCTAGAATAAGATTTGAGTTTCTACGAGAAAGACTTGGAGTTTGTAGCTTCTAAGTCAAGGAGGAGTGTTGAGAGTTATGCCTTAGTATCTGCTGAAAGAAAGGCTGCAATCATCAACTACATGCAGTTGAAGTCAACAAGATTACTAGAGTGTTGAtgctatttttatgtttctgttTTGTTGGtgctatttttatgtttttgtttttaagtcaaattctGATGCTATTTTGTAGGAGGTAGTTGTTTGTTCAACAAGTAGCTTGGTTTGCTGCTTTTTTTGAGGTCATATATGTTACAATATCATGTATAAATTCTACCTTATgatccaataaataaataaaaatgagagcAGTAGCAGCACAACTCTGTTTTCTGTTACTTGGTGTGACTCTGTTTTCTGTTACTTGGTGTGTTAACCTGCTCTGCTACCAACAcctttattattactattagtCTTACCCTTGAATAGTTGACTTCTATGTACATGTAACAGCTTACTATATATCTGTTTAATTCCTACAAATGAGGTTTGTGATTAGGCTAGGAATCAGATCTGTAATGAAAATCagagaaaaaaacattttttccttCACTGCATTCAACCACCTTAACAGAGTCTGGCAGCATGGAACTTTGGGGCTGAGTTGGTTTTATAAGTTGGGAACCAAAAGTATAAGAGTAGGTTCTTAAATTGATTTGAACCCGGCTTTTGAAGCTTACATGAAATTCCAAGTTGCTGATTTATCACATATGGTTTAGTCCATAATTTTTGTGATTGTCTTCAGCTATGAAGCATCATCGTGGCAAAAACTATGTTCATATGTTTCACtcgaaagaaggaaaaaaaaaactaggctAATCCTTATAATCTCTCTGTGAGTGTGAGAGAGTGTGTGGATTGTGCAGAGTTTTACATGGCAATCTAACAGATCTAATTCACACTGAAGTGATAACATTTGCCAAGGGTTTAGCTGATCCATGGAGCACATGATTTCGCACAATCCGGTTGAGAAGATGAGAAGGAATCTCATTCAAAAAACAGCTTCGGCTTGCTCTTCTGGTAGACTGGTGGTGCCCTGAAATTTATAACCTGCTCCTAAATTGTGCCTCTTGAATCTAGAATATGAAACCCACCTGCAGCTTGGTTGTCTTCCAGATTCCACACAACACTCCATCAAAATTGAGATTGAAGTAGCCTCTTTAAGTGGACTCCAAACTAGAACTTTTAGAGACACTGAGATATTGCATGGATATATACTTCCAGAATCTTCCTGTGTAACCTGACATATTTTTACTAACATGAATCATATTAAATTGGATCTTATCAAAAATTCAAATGTCTCTTTTGTTCAAAgagcaaaaaaaattttattaaaggaaaaaaggcAGCACTGAGTACCTACCAAGGCATGATGCAGATATATGGGATACgcatggaaaaagaaaaggtcaAAAATGCACCAGCAATCTTCAGTCTATTCCATAACAGAAACGGTACAATAAATAAGAGGTTTTATTGTATACTTTAGGTAAAATACAATAGAACCAGTTGGAAATCCAttcctaaaattattgtcaagTAAATACCAGTAATTAGCTGAAGCAAACTATTCCTTGGAAACTGATGGTACATCATGTTTACATTCAATATTGTCACATGGATATACCAAATAGCTCAAGTTGCAACTGCATCGAAATGTAGCTCAAGTTGCGTCTGCATTGAAATCTGTAGGTTCCAAGATCTTCTGCCCAGAACTTGATCAAACTTGTCTGACAACTAAGCTGATCAAAAGATAAGTGATAAACCTCGATGAGTGTTTACCATTTCAGGGTAGTTATGTTAGAACTTCTTCATAAGTGAATCACAAAGGCCAAGGATGAAGTGCAGGCGCCATCAGCCCTGAAGGTTCACAATATGAGGCTATCTTTAAAATGTATAGCCAAACCAAATTGATTCACTGATATTAGGCCCAAAAATCTGGCTGAAGACTAACTGTCAACAAGAACCCGGAACTTCACTCGCCTTTTAATGCTGCCCATTCTATCATATCCAATACCAATCTTACTGTGCATCAACTTCATGGCCAAATCAGCATTCCCTGCCTTCCTCAAGGCATTGATTAGAATAGTACGGACTCTTCCTGGCACTTCTCGACCCCTATCAACAATTCCATCAGCCAACTTACAAGCCTGCTCAGTACGGCCTGCCTTGCACAGCACATTGATCATGTCCTCAAAAGCTGTTTCTGGAATGACTCCCATTGGTGCTAGCTCATCCAAAATTTTACAGGCTCTAGCAACTTTGCCCGAAAGACAGAGCCCAACTGAAAGAGCTCTAAAAGAAGCTGTGGTTGGTGTGATACCCTTATCAATCATCAGATCCCACAACTTCAATGCCTCCTCGTTTCTATGTTCCTTAAATAGTCCACTAATGAGTATTGTGTATGTATATACTGTCTGATCACAACCTTCCTTTTCCATTCTCTTAAAGAGCACTAATGCTTCTTCCATCTTCCCAGACTTAGCAAGAGCATCAATTAGTGCATTGTAGCAATATGAATCCTGCGGACATCCCCTCTCAACCATCTCTTCAAAAAATTTCTCAGCTTCATGCACTCGCCCAGCCTTACCAAGACCATCAATAAGACTGGAATAAAACATGGCATTGACTGCCACTTCATTGtctttacaaaattcaaaatactcTACAGCCTCATCCAGTCTCCCACTTTTGCACAGACCATTAACAATAACCCCATACGTAACATCATCAGGTTCAAACCCTTCACCCTTCATTCTCTCAAATAGATTCATTGCCTCATTCACATTCCCATTTTTTCCATATGCATCAATTAAAGCAGTATAAATAGCCACATTAGCCTTACAGCCTTtcttattcatattttcaaaaacagaagACCCTTCCACAGTTCTCCCATCTTTACAAAGCCCTCCAATCACTAAACTATATGCATGAGGTGGAATTTCCAATCCCCTCTCTTCCATCTCCTGGTAAAGATGCAAACAAGAATCAAAATTCCCTTCTGAATAACATGCTTGAATCAAAGTCAAATAAGTAATCTTATCAGGTTCCAAATTTCTCTTTTCCATATCTGTAAACTTCTCCAATGCTTTCTT
The window above is part of the Vitis riparia cultivar Riparia Gloire de Montpellier isolate 1030 chromosome 12, EGFV_Vit.rip_1.0, whole genome shotgun sequence genome. Proteins encoded here:
- the LOC117925847 gene encoding pentatricopeptide repeat-containing protein At1g03560, mitochondrial → MRKTLTKRSSQAHLLLPFHSPQPPCPYNSGIFHPHLRPPPHASKLGSTSTVGSNSRWVFTTPIPPEWVEPFYDLSDLASCPQPQPSPWVNQILKLLDGSVNMESNLDSYCSKFLIKLSPNFVAFVLTSDPIRGKPDIAFRFFWWAGKQKNYIHKIECYVSLIDVLSLSSDFDRVRCIFGEFKEKGFLMTVFAVNSLIRSFGALGMVEELLWVWRRMKESGIEPSLYTFNFLLNGLVNSMFIESAERVFEVMEGGKIGPDVVSYNTMIKGYCKAGNTKKALEKFTDMEKRNLEPDKITYLTLIQACYSEGNFDSCLHLYQEMEERGLEIPPHAYSLVIGGLCKDGRTVEGSSVFENMNKKGCKANVAIYTALIDAYGKNGNVNEAMNLFERMKGEGFEPDDVTYGVIVNGLCKSGRLDEAVEYFEFCKDNEVAVNAMFYSSLIDGLGKAGRVHEAEKFFEEMVERGCPQDSYCYNALIDALAKSGKMEEALVLFKRMEKEGCDQTVYTYTILISGLFKEHRNEEALKLWDLMIDKGITPTTASFRALSVGLCLSGKVARACKILDELAPMGVIPETAFEDMINVLCKAGRTEQACKLADGIVDRGREVPGRVRTILINALRKAGNADLAMKLMHSKIGIGYDRMGSIKRRVKFRVLVDS